CTGGAGCGTAAGCGCGGTGGTTATTTCTTGTGACTGATAAAAGCCCTTATCGCCCCAGCCGATTTCATACCACTGCGTCTCCTGAGCGAACCGTTTTTTAAGCTGTGGCAGAACGGTATTAACATCATGGGCCGGCGCAATAATTCCCGTGTGCCAGCCATGACTGACGATATAGATTTCCGTCGGGGAGGGCTGTCCGCCTGTCGTAGGTTTTACGGCTTGTGGAAAGGTTGTGCAGCCATATAGCAATAAACTTATCCAGGCGATAAAGAGATTTTTCATGACATATCACCAGCAAAGGCGCGGTATATTGTGGCGTTTGTCTAATGACGCTGCGCTTATCGGGTCGGTGCCGGATTGGTAATTCATTGATATTTTTGCATTCCTCTTCGAGGGCAATAAGGCGAATGTCATAACTACAATACGTTTTAACCATTCAGGCGGAAGTTAGCTTCCGCCTGTTTTACTTTTACTATCTCGCTTTATTTTTTAAACATCTGCTCTGGATCGATAATCAGCGCCCGATAACCCAGCATACCGGCACGGTTACTGTGTACTTTTAGCTCCAGCATCACATCCTGAGTACCGTCTTTGACTTCATCCAGAACGGAAACGATCGGTTTTGTACCGCTCATTCCCGCTGTGGCCGAGTACATGAACATCGTTTTGGTTTCCGGGCGATATTCCGTGACGGAAGTAATGGCGCTGTACCAGTCAAAACCGCGCTCTTTACCATATTCCCACATTTGGGAAACCGTCATATTTTTTTCGTCAATTTGATATTCCACGCCGCGGGAATATTTCATTGATGGCATGGCCGGTTGTTCCATGCCGCGCGCATCGCCGTTATCAAAGGCGGTCACGACGGTTTTACCTCCGGTGCTTTTGGATGGCACTAACCAACCGGTATGTTGTGTCCATGTCCAGTCAAATCCACCGTCGCAGTGGTGCGCTTCGCAGGTTAGCGGTTTACCGTTGCTGTCTACGGGTTTCAGCACTTTTTTCGCCAGTTCGCCTTTCCAGCCGGATGGATCGGAAAGTATCCATTTCACTTTTTTATCGCGACCAATTTTGATGATGGCAGACTGGTGGCGCGAGCTAATGATAATGCTGTCGTCGCGAGGATCGTAGCTGACGGAGTTAACATGCGCCCAGTTGCGGCCCGGGCCGGAGCCCGCGATATCGCCGAAGGGTTGTTTTGCAAGCTGCTCTTTGGTCATGACCTGACCGGAATGTTCGGCATCGACGCTCAAACATACCGCTCCCTGATCCATCGCCAGAATAACGTCGTCACGATAGGGGTCGAGGATTTTTGGCAGATCCCAGTAATCGACGGTATCGCCGTTCTGGTCAACTTCAAGAATATGATCACGCACAGTATTGATGGTGTATTTACCATTTAATGGATAATTTTCTTTTGCGACACGCAGCAGGTAGGTGCCTTTCGGCGTTTCGGTAATGGCGTGCGAAAAATCAATAAATCCTTTTGGCAGTCGTTTATCGGAAATAACGCGGCCTAAGAAATCATATTTAAAGTAACGTTGACCCTGGCCAAACATAAGATTGCCATCGTTAACCTGATGGAAGCCCATCATGGAACCAAAGCGCGTTATATCATCCTGGTTACGGAATTTATCAATATTCATATAGCCGCGAACATCGCCATTCGTATCGCTAATCCAGTTGATACCGGTATAATCCCAGTTCGCCGCGCCGCCTGCGACATGCATAATGTGGCCGGCTCTTGGCATCCCCGTTATATGGTTAAAAAGATATAAGCGGTTTTTAAGCGAGCTATCGACTTTAACCGGTTCTACCGTAGGAAGAACGGCAGTTTGCCCGGTAGTAGAGGGTAATGATACCGGTGCGGCGTAAATGGACCACGTATAAGTTTGTTTTTTACCTTCTTCAGTCCAGTCAACTTTAACTTTATTGACATAATCTGGATACAAGCCAAATACAGGTATGCCGTCATGGGTATTTATAGCCTGCGGGCCGACATCATAACTGATCGGGATGCCTTTTTCCCCTTTCCCTAAAACGGTAACCTTCACGTCCTGTACATTATGATTGGCTTTATTAATGATTGCTGTTAATGGGAAAACGCCGCCGTAGGGAGCGACATCGACCATACCTAATGGCCCTTCATGGACTGGAATGACATCTGCTGATGCGACCATTGGCCTGTTTGGGTCTAAAACGCCTGAGGCCAAAACGCTGCCGCTCAAACACAGGCAGCATAATACAGGTAAGACTTTCCTTGTAAATAACATATTTATTTCCCCATTCGATATTATCGATAAAATGAATGTATATTAACCTTCTTATTTATCGGAGATGAAAAAACATTTAAAAAAGTAAAACAATCCGCGGAGGGGAATAATGATGTTGGTCACAAATATGAGGTGTCCATAGTCTTTTTAACAATACTCATTGTTATACTATTTGTTCAGTAAATATATGGCGCTGTATTATTATTCATATGCGCTTTGCTACGTGAAACATTAAATAAATATTAGAAGTTTAAATATAATAAAATTATATCGGTTATAACATGCCGGGAATTTTTTCCAGGAAAATAACGAAGAGAAACTTATCATGTCTGACAAATTTATCCACCGAGGGTTATTCGGGAAGATGAACATTTAGAACAATGTCGGAGATAGCCGTGTACAAGGGGAATCGTTAAAAAAGCGCGGCCAGAGGCGTTCTGACCGCATGCTTTGCTATCAGTATTCCCACGTTTCCGGATCAATCCCCAACTCACGCATGATCTCTTTTGCCGCTTCCGGGATTTCATCGCTGCGCTCTTTTCGCAGATCGGCATCATCCGGCAAGGGTTGCCCGGTAAAGGCGTGCAGAAATGCTTCACACAACAGCTCGCTGTTGGTGGCGTGGCGCAGGTTGTTCACCTGACGACGCGTACGTTCATCGGTGAGGATTTTTAACACCTTCAGAGGAATGGAAACCGTAATTTTTTTGACTTGCTCACTCTTCTTACCGTGCTCAGCGTATGGGCTGATATATTCGCCGCTCCATTCAGCCATGAGATACTTAATCCTCTTCGTCATTAATATTGAGGTCTGAACCTGAGCCCGGACCATAATCGCGCGTAGTTTACCGTAGTGGCGCGGCCCTGACACGAAGTTAGCGGTCGCAGATGTGCGCTAATGCATATAATTTTAACGGCTATTTGCGGTTTGCTCAATCTATACGCAAAGAAGTTTAGATGTCCAGATGTATTGACGTCTATTGTGGTAGTGGTTAATCTGTGGCCTGACTTTCACCGACTCAGCCAGGAATATCTTCATATGACGCGTAAACAGGCCACTATCGCAGTGCGTAGCGGATTAAACGATGACGAACAATACGGCTGCGTTGTGCCGCCAATCCATCTCTCCAGTACCTATAACTTTACCGGTTTCAATGAGCCGCGCGCGCATGATTATTCCCGCCGCGGTAATCCCACGCGTGATGTTGTTCAGCGCGCATTAGCGGAACTGGAAGGCGGCGCGGGCGCGGTATTGACGAATACCGGCATGTCGGCGATTCATCTGGTCACCACCGTTTTCCTCAAGCCGGGCGATCTGCTGGTCGCGCCGCATGATTGCTATGGCGGCAGTTATCGTCTGTTTGACAGTCTGGCGACACGCGGCTGTTATCGTGTGCGGTTTGTCGATCAGGGCGATGAACGCGCCTTACAGGCGGCGCTGGAAGAAAAACCGAAGCTGGTACTGGTAGAAAGTCCAAGTAATCCATTGTTACGCGTGGTGGATATTGCGAAAATCTGTCGGCTGGCGCGCGAGGCGGGCGCAGTGAGCGTCGTTGATAACACGTTTTTAAGCCCGGCGCTGCAAAATCCGCTGGCGTTGGGTGCCGATCTGGTGTTGCATTCATGCACGAAATATCTCAACGGTCATTCGGATGTCGTGGCCGGCGTGGTGATTGCTAAAGATCCGGAAGTGGTCACTGAACTGGCGTGGTGGGCGAATAATATTGGCGTGACCGGCGGGGCGTTTGATAGCTATCTGCTGCTGCGCGGTTTGCGAACTCTGGTGCCGCGTATGGAGCTGGCGCAGCGCAACGCGCAGGCGATTGTGAAATATCTGCAAACCCAGCCGTTGGTGAAAAAACTGTATCATCCGTCGCTGCCGGAAAATCAGGGGCATGAAATTGCCGCGCGCCAGCAAAAAGGCTTTGGCGCAATGTTGAGTTTTGAACTGGATGGGGATGAGGAGACGCTGCGTCGTTTTCTGGGCGGGCTGTCGCTGTTTACGCTGGCGGAATCTTTAGGGGGAGTGGAAAGTTTGATCTCTCACGCCGCCACCATGACGCATGCCGGTATGTCGCCGCAGGCGCGTGCCTCCGCCGGGATCTCCGAAACGCTACTGCGTATCTCCACCGGTATTGAAGATGGCGAAGATTTAATTGCCGACCTGGAAAATGGCTTCCGGGCTGCAAACAAGGGGTAAACATGAGTGTGATTGCGCAGGCAGGGGCGAAAGGTCGTCAACTGCATAAATTTGGCGGCAGTAGTCTGGCGGATGTGAAGTGTTACCTGCGTGTCGCAGGCATTATGGCGGAGTATTCGCAGCCTGACGATATGATGGTAGTGTCCGCCGCAGGCAGTACCACCAACCAGTTGATTAGCTGGCTCAAGTTAAGCCAGACCGATCGCCTTTCTGCGCATCAGGTATTACAGACGTTACGCCGCTACCAGTGCGATCTGATTAGCGGGCTGCTTCCCGCCGACGCGGCAGATGATTTAACCAGCGCTTTTATTAGCGATCTGGAACGTCTTGCCGCCTTGCTCGACGGCGGCGTAACGGATGCCGTCTATGCTGAGATCGTCGGACACGGCGAAATTTGGTCGGCGAGATTGATGTCCGCCGTCCTGAATCAGCAGGGGCTGGATGCCGCCTGGCTGGACGCGCGCGCATTTTTACGCGCCGAACGCGCCGCACAGCCGCAGGTTGATGAAGGGCTATCTTATCCTTTATTGCAGCAGCTACTGGCGCAGCATCCGGGCAAACGTCTGGTCGTGACCGGCTTTATCAGCCGCAATCATGACGGCGAAACAGTCCTGTTAGGCCGGAACGGTTCCGACTATTCCGCCACGCAAATCGGCGCGCTGGCGGGCGTTTCCCGCGTGACCATCTGGAGCGATGTCGCGGGCGTTTATAGCGCCGACCCGCGCAAAGTGAAAGATGCCTGCCTGCTGCCGTTGCTGCGTCTGGACGAAGCCAGCGAGCTGGCGCGTCTGGCGGCGCCTGTTCTGCACGCCCGCACGCTACAGCCAGTGTCCGGCAGCGATATCGATTTGCAGTTGCGCTGTAGCTACACGCCGGATCAAGGGTCAACCCGAATTGAACGAGTGCTGGCTTCCGGGACGGGCGCGCGTATCGTGACCAGTCACGATGATATCTGTCTGATTGAGTTTCAGGTGCCAGCCAGCCAGGATTTCAGGCTGGCGCATAAAGAGCTCGACCACATTTTAAAACGGGCGCAGGTGCGTCCGCTGGCGGTGGGCGTGCATCGCGATCGCCAGCTATTGCAGTTCTGCTATACCGCCGAGGTAGCGGATAGCGTACTGAAACTCCTCGACGATGTCGGGCTGCCGGGCGAATTGCGCCTGCGACAGGGGCTGGCGCTGGTGGCGATGGTCGGTGCGGGCGTCACTCGCAATCCGCTACACTGCCATCGCTTCTGGCAGCAGTTGAAAGGTCAGCCAGTGGAGTTTACCTGGCAGTCGGAGGAGGGCATCAGTCTGGTGGCGGTGCTGCGTACCGGCCCAACTGAGAGCCTGATTCAGGGGCTGCATCAGTCTGTTTTCCGCGCCGAAAAACGCATTGGCCTGATGCTGTTCGGTAAGGGGAACATCGGCTCCCGTTGGCTGGAACTGTTTGCCCGTGAACAAAGCACGCTTTCCGCGCGTACTGGTTTTGAATTTGTGCTGGCGGGCGTGGTGGATAGCCGCCGTAGCCTGTTGAATTATGAAGGGCTGGACGCCAGCCGCGCGTTGGCATTCTTTGATGATGAAGCCGTTGAGCAGGACGAAGAGTCGCTATTCCTGTGGATGCGTGCGCATCCGTATGATGATTTAGTGGTGCTGGATGTAACCGCCAGTGCACAGTTAGCCGATCAGTACCTTGATTTCGCCAGCCACGGTTTTCATGTGATTAGCGCCAATAAACTGGCGGGCGCAAGCGCCAGCGATAAGTATCGCCAGATTCATGACGCGTTTGAAAAAACCGGGCGTTACTGGCTGTATAACGCCACCGTGGGCGCGGGATTGCCGATCAACCACACGGTGCGGGATCTGATTGACAGCGGCGATACGATTCTCTCGATCAGCGGGATCTTCTCCGGGACGCTATCCTGGCTGTTCCTGCAATTTGACGGTACGGTGCCGTTCACCGATCTGGTGGATCAGGCCTGGCAGCAGGGGCTGACCGAACCCGATCCGCGCGTCGATCTTTCCGGAAAAGATGTCATGCGTAAGCTGGTGATTCTGGCGCGCGAGGCGGGATACGACATCGAGCCGGATCAGGTGCGTGTAGAATCGTTGGTGCCGGCGCATTGTGAAGAAGGATCTATCGATCACTTTTTCGAAAACGGCGACGCGCTGAATGAACAGATGGTGCAGCGTCTGGAGGCAGCCCGCGAACTGGGGCTGGTGTTGCGTTACGTGGCGCGTTTCGACGCCAATGGCAAAGCGCGCGTCGGCGTTGAAGCGGTGCGTCCGGAACATCCGCTGGCGGCGCTGCTGCCGTGCGATAATGTCTTTGCTATTGAAAGCCGCTGGTATCGCGATAACCCGCTGGTGATCCGTGGGCCGGGCGCGGGTCGCGATGTGACCGCCGGGGCGATTCAGTCGGATATCAACCGTCTGGCGCAGTTGCTGTAATAAAGGCAAGTTCGTGAGCGAAGCGCCGGGTTGCGCTTCGCTCCCTCATCAATACGTTATGCAGTCATTCTGTAGATACTGATATACGAAGCGCCATCCGATTGCTGACGAAACATTATGGCGTGATGCTTTTTACATTCTCAACCCGGACATCCATCCGGGGGTAAGGAATATTGATGCCGTTTTCATCCATTGCTTCCTTGATATTTTCCAGAAGATCGTAGTAAGTACTCCAGTACTGAGCGTTGGGCACCCATACGCGAACATAGAAATTCAGGCTAGAGGGCGCAAGTTCGCCCAAGCGGACCGTAATATCGCGGGTTTTATCAATGCGATGATCTTGCTCAATAATACGATGTATCACGTTTTTTACGTCAGCAATACGGCTTTGGTAATCCACGCCAATAATCAGATCAATACGTCGATAGGGGTGTCGTGAATAGTTGATAATATTATCAGCAATAATTTTACCATTCGGGATGACAACTTCTTTGCTATCCGCAGTGAGCAGAGTGGTGGAGAAAATATGGACCTTTTCTACTGTGCCGATAACCAGGCCAATTTGTACAATTTCCCCGGCGCGGAAAGGACGCAGGGAGACAAGCAGTACGCCTGCGGCAAAGTTGGAAAGTGACCCTTGCAGCGCCAGGCCAATGGCTAAACCCGCCGCGCCGATAACGGCAATAATTGAGGAGGTTTCTATACCGACACGGCCAAGAGCGGCTACTGCCGTGAAAGCTATCGTGATGTAGCGAACCAGCGCGGAGAAAAAGTGGACAATAGTGGCATCCACTTGCCGCCTGAGAAGTAATTTTTCCAGCCCCCTCGATAGTAAGCGAGCTATTAACTTACCGATGAAAAGTAGAATGATGGCGGCAACAACATTCCAGCCAAAATGAATTACCGAGTCACTGTGCTCGGCCATCCATTTGATCGCGCCTTTAATTTTTGGAAATAACTCAAAACCTTCCATGTTTATCCTCTGTCAGCAGTATCCGCGGTATTAGCGGTAATAAAACGGTTCATTTTTGCCTGGATAATCGCCGCGCCGACGGGTGGCAGCAGTAACGCCCAGAATAGTGTCCAGCCGGTTCGTATTCCGCCATCTTCGTTTTTATTCGCCAGCAGAGCGCGGATTTCGTCGCTAAGCGTCAGACACAATATGGCTGTGCCAAACGGCATAATGGCTGACAGCCATCCCGCGCCACATGCGGTCATGAGTCGGGGCGAAGGCGCCACAAATTGCATTTCCCGGTGAATTCTGAAGAACCAATAAATAATATAAAATGGAATGAAAAAGCCCAATAATGCGACGACAAGGGGTTCTGCGCACTCAGGTCGCTGGGTTGATGAGAACCTTTTGGGCGGTGCAATATAGAAAAGTTCTTTTTTGAGCGGTAATAGTAGCAAAAGCGCGATAACCGCTAAAGTAATTACGATTATTCCTATATAAGGAATTGAGTATATAAATATAGACAGATAGCCAGCGATGATAAATTTGAACAGTAAGCAGAGGCTAAATAAAATAACAAATGTCTGAGCACTGCCGATAGCGCTGAAAAGCAGCATGGGGACTAACAGCGTTATGATCCCCATACCCAGATTAATTAAAAACTGCGCTATGATAAGCCTGACTACGTCAGACGGGCCATTTATGCAGAAGGAACAGACCACGCCAATGATTAACAGGAGCGCAACAAAGTAGAAGGGGTAACAATTTTTTATACGGCAGACAAACCAGCTGGCAACCATACCCAGGAGGTATCCCAGTTGGCCGCAAACGAGAATAACACCAATACGATCGGCTGGAATAGACAGTGATTTACTCCAAAAATAAACACCATACGACGATCCCAGCGAACTGATAAAAGAGAGCACCAAAAAGAAAAAAGTGATCCCCCAGAATCGATAGCTACTCAGGAGATCGGCGCAGGTCCATTTTTTATCTGACATTGACGGTAAAGTAATTTCCATATTTATCCCTTGTTTTCCATAGAAAATAAGAATGTATAGAACTATTTAAATTGATAATAAATATTGATTATGTGAATAACGTTTATAGCCGATCTTAACTTAAAACGAAGGGCCATTTTATAAAATAGTTCTATTCTTTTTCAGCGTATAAAAGCAGGATGTGAGGTGATTAAATCTATAGCGCCTTCTGAATGATAATCTGTGATTTTTTATGCGTGGCATTACATCATTGGGTTAAATGTGATTCCATTGTGAATTATATTTTTCCGTCAGAAAATACAGAATTTGCGTGACGCGTTTGGCGGAATAGTGGGCGCTTTGCTGGAATTCAGGTTGTTGCCATAGCCAGGTAACAAAGCGGCGACTGGCCGCCAGATTAACGGCGACACCTTGTTCTAAGTGGGAACCGGTTAACGAACAGACCATTTTGCGGTTGTGACCTTGCCCCCAGAGTTGCCACTGATTTTGCCACCATCCCTGCCATGTTTTGCCTAACAGTTGCCACTCTGCGCGGCAATCGTCATCGTTTATCTCTTCCTCAACGAACCACAGCGAGGAGAGACGCTGGCGAAACCGCTCCGCCCATGCCGTAATGACCGCGCCGCGCAAAAAACACTCATGGGCAATGATGTGTGTCGCGACATCAGGAAAGCGGTTTTTCAGCACCCGAAAATGACCATGCGCCGTAATGACCGGGCGAAGTATTGTTCCTTGCGCGTTACGTTTAAGCGCCGCCGGGCCATACTGAATCTCATCGAACTGACTTCGCTGTAAAAATTGCCGTTCTTTAATGGCGATACGGTGAATAATATCGCCCTTCTCGCCCTCGGGCGGCGCAATTCCTTTCCAGTGGTAATGCAAACTTTTTCCGGCAGACAGTAACGTGAAATTGCTGGAAAGGTGAAGAATATTGCCGCGAACAGCATCAAAACTGAATAAAAAGTACAATTGCTGGAAGGCATTCGCTCCCTGAAACGGTACGAGCAGCGGAATACTGCAAATCTGTTCCGGCGTTTCGGCGACATTCAGCGCGTGCTGTTTTGGCGTCCAGACTTTCTTACAGTACTGGCACTGAAGTCGCTGCGTTCCGCCGGGATTACGTCCATAACGAATCCATGTTTTTTGATAGCAGTCGGGGCAAAAGTGACCATGCTCTTTGGCATATTGCGCGATATAAGCAGACGCCCAGCGGCGAAATTCCCCCTCGTTGAAGAGCGGCGGATAACTGCCGCAGGCTCGACAATGCAATGCCGGATAACCCAGGCGATAGTCCGGCCACACATAATCCGGCGAGTCAGGCAGCCCAAGATTGCGACAACCAGCGCTTTTGCAGGCATTAATGGTGAACAGAGGCGGCATACATTTTACCAACGATTTTGGCAGGTCGTTGATTCTGCCTTCATAAAACGGTACGCGGGTGTGAGGACTCTCACATAAAAAAACCTTTCAGAACGTAACGTAGCGAATCTTTATATGACTGAAAGGGACTTATTTATGAAAGTAAAACTGCTTGCTGCCGGTATTTTGTTCACGCTGCCGTTCTGGGCCTGCGCCAAAGATGTCACCATTATTTACACCAACGATCTACACGCCCATGTGGAGCCTTATAAAGTACCGTGGATTGCTGACGGTAAACGCGATATTGGCGGTTGGGCCAATATCACCACGCTGGTGAAGCAGGAAAAAGCCAAAAATAAGGCGACGTGGTTTTTTGATGCCGGAGATTACTTTACCGGACCGTATATCAGCAGCCTGACGAAGGGTAAAGCGATTATCGATATTTTGAATACCATGCAGTATGACGCTGCCACTATCGGTAATCATGAGTTCGATCATGGCTGGGACAATACATTGTTGCAACTGAGCCGGGCGAAATTCCCTATCGTACAGGGCAATATTTTTTATGAGGACAGCAGTAAATCCTTCTGGGATAAGCCGTACACCATTGTTGAAAAAGATGGCGTCAAGATTGGCGTAATCGGCTTACACGGTGTCTTTGCTTTTAATGATACGGTA
This DNA window, taken from Salmonella enterica subsp. enterica serovar Typhimurium str. LT2, encodes the following:
- a CDS encoding putative arylsulfate sulfotransferase; translated protein: MLFTRKVLPVLCCLCLSGSVLASGVLDPNRPMVASADVIPVHEGPLGMVDVAPYGGVFPLTAIINKANHNVQDVKVTVLGKGEKGIPISYDVGPQAINTHDGIPVFGLYPDYVNKVKVDWTEEGKKQTYTWSIYAAPVSLPSTTGQTAVLPTVEPVKVDSSLKNRLYLFNHITGMPRAGHIMHVAGGAANWDYTGINWISDTNGDVRGYMNIDKFRNQDDITRFGSMMGFHQVNDGNLMFGQGQRYFKYDFLGRVISDKRLPKGFIDFSHAITETPKGTYLLRVAKENYPLNGKYTINTVRDHILEVDQNGDTVDYWDLPKILDPYRDDVILAMDQGAVCLSVDAEHSGQVMTKEQLAKQPFGDIAGSGPGRNWAHVNSVSYDPRDDSIIISSRHQSAIIKIGRDKKVKWILSDPSGWKGELAKKVLKPVDSNGKPLTCEAHHCDGGFDWTWTQHTGWLVPSKSTGGKTVVTAFDNGDARGMEQPAMPSMKYSRGVEYQIDEKNMTVSQMWEYGKERGFDWYSAITSVTEYRPETKTMFMYSATAGMSGTKPIVSVLDEVKDGTQDVMLELKVHSNRAGMLGYRALIIDPEQMFKK
- the metJ gene encoding transcriptional repressor of all met genes but metF (MetJ family; met repressor (met regulon regulatory protein METJ). (SW:METJ_SALTY)) codes for the protein MAEWSGEYISPYAEHGKKSEQVKKITVSIPLKVLKILTDERTRRQVNNLRHATNSELLCEAFLHAFTGQPLPDDADLRKERSDEIPEAAKEIMRELGIDPETWEY
- the metB gene encoding cystathionine gamma-synthase (similar to E. coli cystathionine gamma-synthase (AAC76921.1); Blastp hit to AAC76921.1 (386 aa), 96% identity in aa 1 - 386) gives rise to the protein MTRKQATIAVRSGLNDDEQYGCVVPPIHLSSTYNFTGFNEPRAHDYSRRGNPTRDVVQRALAELEGGAGAVLTNTGMSAIHLVTTVFLKPGDLLVAPHDCYGGSYRLFDSLATRGCYRVRFVDQGDERALQAALEEKPKLVLVESPSNPLLRVVDIAKICRLAREAGAVSVVDNTFLSPALQNPLALGADLVLHSCTKYLNGHSDVVAGVVIAKDPEVVTELAWWANNIGVTGGAFDSYLLLRGLRTLVPRMELAQRNAQAIVKYLQTQPLVKKLYHPSLPENQGHEIAARQQKGFGAMLSFELDGDEETLRRFLGGLSLFTLAESLGGVESLISHAATMTHAGMSPQARASAGISETLLRISTGIEDGEDLIADLENGFRAANKG
- the metL gene encoding aspartokinase II (bifunctional; similar to E. coli aspartokinase II and homoserine dehydrogenase II (AAC76922.1); Blastp hit to AAC76922.1 (810 aa), 94% identity in aa 1 - 810) is translated as MSVIAQAGAKGRQLHKFGGSSLADVKCYLRVAGIMAEYSQPDDMMVVSAAGSTTNQLISWLKLSQTDRLSAHQVLQTLRRYQCDLISGLLPADAADDLTSAFISDLERLAALLDGGVTDAVYAEIVGHGEIWSARLMSAVLNQQGLDAAWLDARAFLRAERAAQPQVDEGLSYPLLQQLLAQHPGKRLVVTGFISRNHDGETVLLGRNGSDYSATQIGALAGVSRVTIWSDVAGVYSADPRKVKDACLLPLLRLDEASELARLAAPVLHARTLQPVSGSDIDLQLRCSYTPDQGSTRIERVLASGTGARIVTSHDDICLIEFQVPASQDFRLAHKELDHILKRAQVRPLAVGVHRDRQLLQFCYTAEVADSVLKLLDDVGLPGELRLRQGLALVAMVGAGVTRNPLHCHRFWQQLKGQPVEFTWQSEEGISLVAVLRTGPTESLIQGLHQSVFRAEKRIGLMLFGKGNIGSRWLELFAREQSTLSARTGFEFVLAGVVDSRRSLLNYEGLDASRALAFFDDEAVEQDEESLFLWMRAHPYDDLVVLDVTASAQLADQYLDFASHGFHVISANKLAGASASDKYRQIHDAFEKTGRYWLYNATVGAGLPINHTVRDLIDSGDTILSISGIFSGTLSWLFLQFDGTVPFTDLVDQAWQQGLTEPDPRVDLSGKDVMRKLVILAREAGYDIEPDQVRVESLVPAHCEEGSIDHFFENGDALNEQMVQRLEAARELGLVLRYVARFDANGKARVGVEAVRPEHPLAALLPCDNVFAIESRWYRDNPLVIRGPGAGRDVTAGAIQSDINRLAQLL
- a CDS encoding putative inner membrane protein (similar to E. coli putative transport protein (AAC75961.1); Blastp hit to AAC75961.1 (286 aa), 54% identity in aa 1 - 281), translating into MEGFELFPKIKGAIKWMAEHSDSVIHFGWNVVAAIILLFIGKLIARLLSRGLEKLLLRRQVDATIVHFFSALVRYITIAFTAVAALGRVGIETSSIIAVIGAAGLAIGLALQGSLSNFAAGVLLVSLRPFRAGEIVQIGLVIGTVEKVHIFSTTLLTADSKEVVIPNGKIIADNIINYSRHPYRRIDLIIGVDYQSRIADVKNVIHRIIEQDHRIDKTRDITVRLGELAPSSLNFYVRVWVPNAQYWSTYYDLLENIKEAMDENGINIPYPRMDVRVENVKSITP
- a CDS encoding putative cytoplasmic protein is translated as MPPLFTINACKSAGCRNLGLPDSPDYVWPDYRLGYPALHCRACGSYPPLFNEGEFRRWASAYIAQYAKEHGHFCPDCYQKTWIRYGRNPGGTQRLQCQYCKKVWTPKQHALNVAETPEQICSIPLLVPFQGANAFQQLYFLFSFDAVRGNILHLSSNFTLLSAGKSLHYHWKGIAPPEGEKGDIIHRIAIKERQFLQRSQFDEIQYGPAALKRNAQGTILRPVITAHGHFRVLKNRFPDVATHIIAHECFLRGAVITAWAERFRQRLSSLWFVEEEINDDDCRAEWQLLGKTWQGWWQNQWQLWGQGHNRKMVCSLTGSHLEQGVAVNLAASRRFVTWLWQQPEFQQSAHYSAKRVTQILYFLTEKYNSQWNHI